TACCAGGTTACTGTTGGCAATCAGCACACGCGGTGCCTGAGGATGACTGCGGATAATACCCACAGGTTTTCCTGACTGTACCAGTAAAGAATGATTTTCATCTAATTCCAATAAGATTTCGATGATTTTACGTAAAGATTCAGGGTTACGTGCAGCCTGGCCAATACCGCCATAAACTACCAGTTCTTCCGGGTTTTCTGCTACTTCACCATCCAGGTTATTTAAAAGCATACGTAATACAGATTCTGTTTGCCAGCTTTTAGCATGCAGTGTAGTGCCTGTTGGTGCTTTGTAAAAAGGATGTTTAGCGTAGGTGTTAATAAATTCTGAAGTCGTCATCGTTGAATAGGTTAATGTGGTTAGAAATAGCAGTTTCATTAGCAGTTTGCAATAATGAACCGTTGGTTATCAAATGATGTAATTGATTAATATCGTCTGCGAACAGGCGGTCTTCTTTAATATAAGGCACATGTTTTCTGATTAAGTCGTGACAGGCCTCAATGACAGGAGTTGATTTTAAAGGACGTCTGAATTCCATAGCCTGTGAAGCATATAAAAGCTCAATGGCCTGAATAAATTCAAGGTTATCAATTACCTGGTGTAATTTTCTTCCACTGATAGAACCCATAGAAACATGGTCTTCCTGACCCAGAGAAGTAGGTACACTATCGGCACTTGCCGGGAAACATAAAGTTTTGTTTTCTGTTACCAGTGCTGCAGTGGTATACTGAGGAATCATCAGCCCTGAGTTTAATCCTGCATCAGCAATTAAAAGCTTAGGTAAATCATATTTACCTTCGTTCATCAGGTAGCAGCGGCGATCAGCAATATTTCCTAATTCTGCGGCTGCAACAGTAGCATAGTCAAGAACCATAGCTAAAGGCTGTCCGTGGAAGTTTCCACCGCTGATTGTATCTTCAGCATTAAAAATAACCGGGTTATCCGTTACTGAATTCAGCTCAATTTCTGTAAGTTCTTTTAAATGTAACCAGGCATTACGGGAAGCCCCGTGTACCTGTGGCATGCAGCGGATAGAATAAGGATCCTGTACACGGCTGCAGTTAATATGCGAGGTGCCAATGGCTGATCCTTCCAGTATGGCTGATAAGCGATGAGCTACCAGTTTGGTACCTTTATATGGTCTTAAGTTATGTAAACGTTCATCAAACGGACGGGTAGAGCCGGTTAATCCTTCCAGAGACATGGCTCCGCTGATATCAGCCAGATCCAGTGCGTCGCTTAAACGCTGTACGGCTTTAACTGCAAAAGCAAGAATAAACTGGGTACCGTTAATCAGGGCTAATCCTTCTTTCGGACCTAGTACTATAGGTTTTAAACCATAAGTTTCCAGCATTTCTGCTGCAGGAACCTTCACACCTTTGATAAATACTTCACCTAAACCAATTAATGGCAGGAAAAGGTGAGACAGGGGAGCAAGGTCACCGGAAGCACCTACAGAACCTTTTTCAGGAACAAAAGGAATGATATCATTATCGATATGCCAGATAATACGATCCAGTGTTTGCGGAGCAATACCTGAAAATCCTTTTGCCAGTGCCTGAACTTTGGTAATCATCATGATTTTGGCAATTTCCAAAGGAATTGGTTTGCCTACGCCTACACTGTGGCTTTTAAGAATATTACTTTGCAGCAGTGAAGTGTCTTTTTCTGAAATATGGGTATCGCATAAAGGTCCGAATCCGGTATTGACTCCATAAACAGGTTTCTGACTGCGGACAATTTTTTGAACTTCGTCAAATGAAGATTGAATATTAGCTGCTGCCTGAGGATTGATCTGACCTTTTGTTTTACCTGCTGCAATAGCAAGACAGATTCCACTGGTCAGATGATCAGTTCCGTAAAAAAATGAGTTATGCATTTGATTGAGATTTAACAGGGTGATGTATTTTATTTTGAATGTTTTTAACGATATCTACTGATTTGAAAGCTGCTTCCAGTTTAGTCAGTGTATCTAATATGGCGCTGCCTTCAGGACTGCCGCCTGCAACTTCTTCCATAGTGGCTGTGATGGCATCCCAGACTGGTAAAATCCGCTCCAAAAGTGCGTTACCTTCATCGCTCAGGGTAACCAGTTGTTTACGGGCATCATCAGGACTGGTTGTGCTGATAACCAATCCTTTGTTTTTTAGATTCGTAACCAGTTGACTGGCTGCAGGATGCGAAACTTCGATCTGCTCACATAATTCCTGAATGGTCAGTGTTTTGTTTTCAGAAAGTAAATAAAACACCGGAAACCAGGTGGTCTCAAATACGATGCCTTCGGCACGGTAAGACTTATTAATTTCTGAGAGAAAGAGTTCACTCAACCGTTTTAACCGGCTGCCTAAAACCAAATATCCTAATGACTGATAGTAATTCATGTCTAAATATATAAGTAATT
This portion of the Pedobacter lusitanus genome encodes:
- a CDS encoding MarR family winged helix-turn-helix transcriptional regulator, with product MNYYQSLGYLVLGSRLKRLSELFLSEINKSYRAEGIVFETTWFPVFYLLSENKTLTIQELCEQIEVSHPAASQLVTNLKNKGLVISTTSPDDARKQLVTLSDEGNALLERILPVWDAITATMEEVAGGSPEGSAILDTLTKLEAAFKSVDIVKNIQNKIHHPVKSQSNA
- the hutH gene encoding histidine ammonia-lyase, coding for MHNSFFYGTDHLTSGICLAIAAGKTKGQINPQAAANIQSSFDEVQKIVRSQKPVYGVNTGFGPLCDTHISEKDTSLLQSNILKSHSVGVGKPIPLEIAKIMMITKVQALAKGFSGIAPQTLDRIIWHIDNDIIPFVPEKGSVGASGDLAPLSHLFLPLIGLGEVFIKGVKVPAAEMLETYGLKPIVLGPKEGLALINGTQFILAFAVKAVQRLSDALDLADISGAMSLEGLTGSTRPFDERLHNLRPYKGTKLVAHRLSAILEGSAIGTSHINCSRVQDPYSIRCMPQVHGASRNAWLHLKELTEIELNSVTDNPVIFNAEDTISGGNFHGQPLAMVLDYATVAAAELGNIADRRCYLMNEGKYDLPKLLIADAGLNSGLMIPQYTTAALVTENKTLCFPASADSVPTSLGQEDHVSMGSISGRKLHQVIDNLEFIQAIELLYASQAMEFRRPLKSTPVIEACHDLIRKHVPYIKEDRLFADDINQLHHLITNGSLLQTANETAISNHINLFNDDDFRIY